Proteins from a genomic interval of Benincasa hispida cultivar B227 chromosome 7, ASM972705v1, whole genome shotgun sequence:
- the LOC120081385 gene encoding very-long-chain 3-oxoacyl-CoA reductase-like protein At1g24470, producing MHKMKETFFLVLSTQPVWLLILSLLGFFTILRHSSTVVQWVFRAFLRPSKDLRYYGSWGVITGATDGIGKSFAYQLARAGLNVILVSRSSTKLKAVSKDIQSEFPDTKVKIIELDFTDDDISAGIAEIKEVIEDLDVGILINNVGITYPNASFFHEVDEKVWMNVFKVNVKGTTWVTKAVLPKMIKKNKGAIVNIGSGAAVIVPSHPLYAIYAATKAYVDQLSRSLHVEYKDWGIDVQCQVPLYVATEMASRVASVSRASLFIPSADDYVKASIRRIGYEPRCTPYWAHSLQWCFACLLPEATLDAWRLSIGLQRRGSDAMKGIEDCKQD from the exons ATGCACAAAATGAAAGAGACATTCTTTCTGGTACTCTCTACTCAGCCCGTTTGGCTTCTCATCCTCTCCTTGCTTGGTTTCTTCACCATTCTCCGGCACTCCAGCACTGTTGTCCAATGGGTCTTCCGAGCCTTTCTCAGACCCTCCAAGGATCTGAGGTACTATGGCTCTTGGGGAGTAATCACCGGTGCCACTGACGGCATTGGAAAGTCGTTTGCCTATCAGCTGGCCAGAGCCGGGCTCAACGTTATACTGGTGAGCAGAAGCTCCACCAAACTTAAGGCAGTTTCTAAGGATATCCAATCCGAGTTTCCTGATACAAAGGTAAAGATCATTGAATTGGACTTTACAGACGACGATATTAGTGCTGGTATTGCAGAGATTAAGGAGGTGATTGAAGATTTGGACGTCGGGATTCTAATAAACAACGTGGGGATTACATATCCAAACGCCAGCTTTTTCCATGAAGTGGATGAGAAAGTTTGGATGAATGTTTTTAAAGTGAATGTGAAGGGTACTACTTGGGTTACCAAAGCTGTTTTGCCGAAGATGATTAAGAAGAACAAAGGTGCTATTGTGAATATTGGCTCTGGAGCTGCTGTTATTGTTCCTTCTCATCCGCTCTATGCAATCTATGCTGCTACAAAAGC gtATGTAGACCAACTCTCAAGATCTCTACACGTGGAATACAAAGATTGGGGAATTGATGTGCAATGTCAG GTGCCATTGTATGTGGCAACCGAAATGGCGTCGAGAGTGGCGTCGGTGAGTAGAGCGTCGCTGTTCATTCCATCGGCTGATGACTACGTGAAAGCTTCAATTCGCAGAATTGGATACGAGCCACGGTGCACCCCTTACTGGGCTCACTCGCTCCAATGGTGTTTCGCTTGCCTGCTTCCCGAGGCGACGCTTGACGCCTGGCGGTTGTCCATTGGCTTGCAGAGGAGGGGATCCGACGCCATGAAAGGGATTGAAGATTGCAAACAAGATTGA
- the LOC120081384 gene encoding regulator of G-protein signaling 1, with protein MARCAVDGGCPSDYIAIAFAALCMTLLIFRSILPYVIYKLPLPKGSRFWIPVIQVFASLNLLLSIVISVSFLKFKRQRWRSCYIWAVWVEGPLGFGLLLSSRITQTFQLYYIFVRRRLPPIKTYIFLPLILVPWISGATFISVKKPLNYRCHMGPQWTIPIMSLHILYVGTLIVLTWAVRHIEFRFDELRDLWKGIIVSASSIGLWVSAYITNEIHEEILGLQVASRFLLLVTASILVLTFFSISSSQPLLSQISLRKREALEYDSMGHALGIPDSGLLLRTEPETAIDPNEPLEKLLLNKRFRRSFMAFADSCLAGENVHFYDEVHELGKLPLDDPVRRIYMARHIIDNYITPGATMEVNISHRCRQEILTTFDLADPNLFNNALNELIQLIKMNLAKDFWSSMFFLKLKEETSMRSNGRDLEQMASWNLSPRLSSVQGADDPFHQEQFPKGSGHDSTHDSDH; from the exons ATGGCGCGCTGTGCCGTCGACGGTGGCTGCCCCAGCGATTACATCGCAATTGCTTTTGCTGCACTTTGTATGACTTT GCTGATCTTTCGGTCAATATTACCATATGTGATTTACAAGCTTCCTCTTCCCAAAGGCAGCCGCTTTTGGATTCCAGTAATTCAAGTTTTTGCTAGCCTCAATCTTCTGCTTTCAATTGTG ATATCTGTTAGTTTTCTTAAATTCAAGAGGCAGCGGTGGAGGTCTTGCTATATTTGGGCAG TGTGGGTTGAAGGTCCCCTTGGATTTGGTTTGCTGCTGAGCAGTCGGATAACACAAACCTTCCAACTATATTACATTTTTGTAAG GCGGCGTCTACCACCCATCAAAACATACATCTTCCTTCCACTAATTCTAGTGCCGTGGATTTCTGGGGCTACAT TTATCAGTGTCAAGAAGCCTCTAAATTATAGGTGCCACATGGGGCCTCAGTGGACTATTCCAATCATGTCTCTTCATATCCTATATGTTGGTACTTTGATTGTACTTACATGGGCTGTTCGTCATATAGAGTTCAGATTCGATGAGCTTAGAGATCTGTGGAAGGGAATAATAGTCTCCGCATCTTCAATTG GACTTTGGGTTTCTGCCTATATCACTAATGAAATCCATGAGGAGATCTTAGGACTCCAGGTTGCCTCTAGATTTCTGCTATTAGTCACG GCAAGTATTCTTGTGCTGACCTTCTTCTCTATCTCAAGCTCACAACCACTGCTTTCTCAAATCAGTTTGAGAAAAAGGGAAGCACTTGAATATGACTCAATGGGTCATGCTCTGGGCATACCAGACAGTGGATTGTTACTACGAACGGAACCAGAAACAGCCATAGATCCTAATGAACCACTGGAGAAATTACTTCTGAACAAAAGATTTCGTCGGTCTTTCATGGCTTTTGCCGACAG TTGCTTAGCTGGGGAGAACGTGCACTTTTATGATGAAGTGCATGAGCTAGGAAAACTGCCTTTGGACGACCCTGTGAGAAGAATCTATATGGCAAGACATATAATTGACAACTACATTACACCAG GTGCAACAATGGAGGTGAACATTTCTCACCGATGCCGTCAAGAGATATTGACGACTTTCGATCTGGCTGATCCCAATCTCTTTAATAATGCACTAAATGAGCTGATACAgttgataaaaatg AATTTGGCAAAAGATTTCTGGTCATCAATGTTCTTTCTGAAGTTAAAAGAAGAAACGAGTATGAGATCGAATGGGCGAGACCTTGAACAGATGGCAAGTTGGAACCTCTCTCCTAGATTGAGTTCTGTACAAGGCGCGGATGATCCTTTCCACCAAGAGCAATTTCCAAAGGGCTCTGGCCATGATAGTACTCACGACTCAGACCATTAA